One genomic region from Magallana gigas chromosome 3, xbMagGiga1.1, whole genome shotgun sequence encodes:
- the LOC136273311 gene encoding uncharacterized protein gives MKLESMPNELKDLNSLERQLIALHIPFMKVTNLPQGKQKNIHGPVVCVPIDLKKTSSLPRTTDESMVLRVKLKRKLSYKGYQEYQFVNPHHVVTALNFLIKNNAWYKDVQIDTNWESKTKFDDCLTEKDITKNIPEEQDPPEDDLKDLNTSVILDSCLQPVDVVQEVFCHYFDDVFNLAPGEGKNPVKMLQDEGNEAKTFPCLFPSGHNSWNESRDIKITLSRYFHNRLMNADNRFAKDSNYIFFSQYMSELNQVIEKTQISVRKSFQKTSSGKSVTPGMLQDPDLLSKMINNNEAIRFMQPIRGTPSYWQTAQKDLFAMLRQIGIPTWFCSFSAAEFRWHTTIEAILRQQSDNRPIDEMDWTEKSEILRSNPVTVARMFEHRFHIFMRDVIMGPSEPIGKVVDYFQRVEFQQRGSPHMHCLFWIDGAPKLEQDGEIAVCNFVDKYVTCEIPSESEDAHLNKIVLDVQQHSKKHSQSCRKKGTECRFNFPRPPSEKTFITKPFDNQDLNDGQNSNLGVGKNNAKEILQKVWDEIQDPANEIFSCEHMFDKIGLTQETFEEAYNAVTSKQAIVLQRNPNEIWTNQYNPCLLKCWDANLDIQFVLDPFSCIVYIISYISKSEREMGLLLKQTAVEAEEGNLSARQTLKKVGSAYLHHREVSAQEAVYRVCNLRMKECSRKTVFIPVGENPTRLSKPLHNVRNNVEEDDEDEMWMTNIVERYENRPNKKEFANMCLAQFCSEFRVLAKSQVPNTTKDGVYELKNGKGYVQKRVKTNPAIIRYPRFSKEKMAEKYYQSILQLFLPYWNQEHLKPPSYELYQTFYESGHVCLKWDKTVHPVRDIVNSNRQIYCQNEDTIKEAEETFERIGEPEDAWALLCPETETNRRSCLEHKIQVVDVEGESDVPDLTEDGHNADIIYQIQPLTPLPLTGTAAFNIGGTTIHHAFALNKYMPFPYEPLQEQRLNAIRVKLQNLQILVIDEISMVYKRLLYYVHERLVQIKKNRLPFGGVSVIAVGDFFQLPPVKQKKTERLYHDNVSYPEDFWTECFKLVELTEVMRQSEDLKFSEMLNRIRTRTKEEIFEPALIEDFRECIRQGPDDVLHVFATNDEVNDYNLSMLKRSCVDLIEINAKDYQKDKTSGKLRSRENPLVTKKSEGLSSCILIGLNARIMLTRNVDVEDVGKRNESGILEVTIERVEEEINGKGKQKIIRHQFPLQLAWACTAHKVQGMTTNEVVVNLDKVFAPGQAYVALSRVKSKNGLHIETSYDDICDLFKRKVYAEQDKPGSKNKKTGDSN, from the exons atgaagCTTGAAAGCATGCCAAATGAACTCAAAGACTTGAACAGTTTAGAGCGTCAATTGATTGCCTTGCATATTCCCTTCATGAAAGTCACAAACCTGCCTCAAGGGAAGCAGAAAAACATTCATGGCCCAGTTGTTTGCGTCCCTATAGATTTGAAGAAAACATCAAGTTTACCACGAACAACAGACGAATCAATGGTCTTAAGAGTAAAACTCAAAAGAAAACTTTCTTACAAAGGGTACCAGGAATATCAGTTTGTCAATCCTCACCATGTAGTGACTGCGTTAAATTTCCTGATAAAAAACAATGCGTGGTATAAAGATGTGCAGATAGACACTAACTGGGAATCAAAGACAAAATTTGATGACTGCTTAACTGAAAAAgacataacaaaaaatattcctGAAGAACAGGACCCACCTGAAGATGATTTAAAGGATCTGAACACATCAGTAATTTTGGACTCATGTTTACAACCTGTTGATGTTGTTCAAGAAGTATTTTGTCACTATTTTGACGATGTGTTTAATTTAGCACCAGGCGAAGGAAAAAATCCAGTCAAAATGCTGCAGGATGAAGGAAATGAGGCAAAAACGTTCCCATGTTTATTTCCATCTGGTCATAATTCTTGGAATGAAAGTCGAGACATTAAAATCACACTGAGTAGATATTTCCATAATAGATTGATGAATGCTGACAACAGATTTGCCAAAGACTCGAATTACATCTTTTTTAGTCAGTACATGTCGGAACTTAATCAGGTGATAGAAAAGACACAAATTTCTGTTcgaaaatcatttcaaaaaacatCAAGTGGTAAAAGTGTTACCCCAGGCATGCTTCAAGACCCAGATTTATTATCCAAGATGATAAATAATAACGAGGCAATACGTTTCATGCAACCAATACGAGGAACACCATCCTACTGGCAGACGGCACAAAAAGATCTTTTCGCCATGCTAAGACAAATAGGAATCCCGACATGGTTTTGTTCCTTCTCTGCCGCCGAATTCAGATGGCATACAACAATTGAAGCAATTTTAAGACAACAATCTGATAATAGGCCAATTGACGAAATGGACTGGACAGAAAAAAGCGAAATTCTGAGGAGCAATCCTGTTACGGTCGCAAGAATGTTTGAGCATAGGTTTCATATATTCATGCGAGATGTAATAATGGGTCCGTCTGAACCTATTGGGAAAGTAGTCGATTATTTTCAGAGAGTTGAATTCCAGCAGAGGGGATCACCGCATATGCACTGCTTGTTTTGGATTGATGGAGCTCCGAAGCTGGAACAAGATGGTGAAATTGCTGTTTGCAATTTTGTTGATAAGTATGTTACATGTGAGATACCATCAGAAAGTGAAGATGCCCACCTAAACAAAATTGTCTTGGATGTTCAGCAACATAGCAAAAAACACTCACAGTCATGTAGGAAAAAAGGAACAGAATGTCGCTTTAATTTCCCAAGACCACCGTCCGAAAAAACCTTCATTACAAAGCCGTTTGACAACCAAGATCTTAATGATGGACAAAACTCTAACTTGGGTGTTggaaaaaataatgcaaaagaGATTTTACAGAAAGTATGGGATGAAATTCAAGACCCAGCAAATGAGATTTTCTCTTGTGAGCATATGTTCGATAAAATTGGATTAACACAGGAAACTTTTGAAGAGGCTTACAATGCTGTAACTTCAAAGCAGGCAATTGTCTTGCAAAGAAATCCAAACGAAATATGGACTAACCAATACAACCCTTGTCTCCTGAAGTGTTGGGATGCTAACCTTGATATTCAGTTTGTTTTAGACCCATTCAGTTGTATTGTATATATCATATCTTATATATCAAAATCAGAACGTGAAATGGGCTTGCTTTTAAAACAGACTGCTGTTGAGGCAGAAGAGGGAAATCTTAGTGCTCGTCAAACACTGAAAAAAGTAGGATCAGCATACCTGCACCACCGAGAAGTCAGTGCACAAGAAGCCGTGTATCGTGTATGCAATTTGAGGATGAAAGAATGCTCCAGGAAAACTGTTTTCATTCCTGTTGGTGAAAATCCTACACGACTCAGTAAACCCTTGCATAACGTAAGAAACAATGTGGAAGAGGATGACGAAGATGAAATGTGGATGACTAACATTGTTGAAAGATATGAGAATCGTCCAAACAAGAAGGAGTTTGCAAATATGTGCTTAGCACAATTTTGTTCAGAGTTTAGGGTTCTTGCAAAATCACAAGTACCAAATACTACCAAAGATGGAGTGTATGAGTTGAAAAATGGGAAAGGGTATGTTCAAAAAAGAGTAAAAACAAATCCTGCCATTATAAGATATCCAAGGTTTTCAAAGGAGAAAATGGCCGAAAAATATTATCAGTCCATACTCCAACTTTTCCTTCCATATTGGAATCAAGAACATTTGAAGCCTCCATCTTATGAACTCTATCAAACATTTTATGAATCTGGCCATGTTTGTTTAAAGTGGGACAAGACAGTTCATCCTGTAAGAGATATTGTCAATTCTAACCGTCAAATTTACTGTCAAAATGAAGACACGATTAAAGAAGCTGAAGAAACATTTGAGCGAATTGGAGAACCTGAGGATGCGTGGGCATTACTTTGTCCTGAAACAGAGACAAACAGAAGATCATGCTTAGAACACAAAATACAAGTGGTAGATGTTGAGGGTGAATCAGATGTCCCAGATTTGACGGAAGATGGACACAATGCCgatattatatatcaaattcaGCCTTTGACGCCTTTAC CATTGACGGGCACAGCAGCATTTAATATAGGTGGAACCACAATTCACCATGCATTTGCGCTCAACAAATACATGCCATTTCCCTACGAACCACTTCAGGAACAGCGCCTTAACGCTATCAGGGTTAAGTTACAAAACTTGCAAATTCTTGTTATAGACGAAATATCGATGGTTTACAAGAGGTTGCTTTACTACGTGCATGAACGTCTAGTACAGATTAAGAAAAACAGGTTGCCATTTGGAGGTGTGTCTGTCATTGCGGTTGGAGACTTTTTTCAACTCCCACCAGTAAAGCAGAAAAAGACTGAAAGGCTGTACCATGACAATGTGTCATATCCTGAAGATTTTTGGACAGAATGTTTCAAGCTTGTTGAATTGACCGAAGTAATGCGACAGAGTGAAGATCTAAAGTTTTCTGAAATGCTCAATAGAATTAGAACCAGAACTAAGGAAGAAATATTTGAACCAGCACTAATAGAAGACTTTAGGGAATGCATAAGACAAGGGCCAGATGATGTACTTCATGTCTTTGCGACAAATGATGAAGTAAATGACTACAATTTGTCTATGTTGAAACGCAGCTGTGTCGatttgattgaaataaatgCAAAAGACTATCAGAAGGATAAAACATCTGGAAAACTGCGCTCGCGTGAAAATCCATTGGTCACCAAAAAATCTGAAGGACTTTCTTCCTGCATTTTAATAGGACTAAATGCAAGGATAATGCTTACTCGCAATGTGGATGTAGAAGATG TCGGAAAAAGAAATGAATCCGGCATTTTGGAGGTCACGATTGAAAGGGTAGAGGAAGAAATTAATGGTAAAGGAAAGCAAAAAATAATAAGACATCAATTTCCTTTACAACTCGCATGGGCATGCACGGCACATAAAGTGCAAGGTATGACAACTAATGAAGTTGTTGTAAATCTTGACAAAGTATTTGCACCTGGACAAGCGTATGTAGCTCTGTCTCGCGTTAAATCCAAAAATGGACTACACATCGAAACGTCATATGACGATATTTGTGATCTTTTTAAGAGAAAAGTTTATGCAGAACAAGAT AAACCTGGCTCCAAAAACAAGAAAACAGGGGATTCCAATTAG